The following proteins come from a genomic window of Leptospira neocaledonica:
- a CDS encoding lysophospholipid acyltransferase family protein — protein MSLTESIHDKITTPIVKIPDSSLKTGIYDLTKEELSQRIELREGVSIRYLTPPDRRRWLLDRFLLGSDLTFLYGYFRQIIIARQDALKGKFFDPRWIELSGGILDLIEGCQGKFQIENIENVVSPKGPVVFAGNHMSVLETFVFSYFLVPHRRLTYVVKESLIKGYFGPIMRSRDPIAVGRDNPREDLVKVLEEGVNLLKKGISIVVFPQSTRTRTFNPAEFNSIAVKLAARAGVPVVPFAIKTDFWQNGKIWKDLGSLYRDRKIHMKFGPQIDTKDSRKAQETLLNYVLTNLKEWNVEILSEQK, from the coding sequence GTGAGTTTAACAGAATCCATTCATGATAAGATCACAACACCTATAGTTAAAATCCCCGATTCCTCTTTAAAAACCGGGATCTACGACTTAACCAAGGAAGAACTGAGCCAGAGAATCGAGCTAAGAGAAGGAGTTAGTATAAGATATTTAACTCCTCCCGATCGAAGAAGATGGCTTTTAGATCGGTTCTTATTAGGTTCCGATCTTACTTTTTTGTACGGATACTTTCGCCAAATTATTATCGCAAGACAAGATGCCTTAAAAGGAAAATTTTTCGATCCCCGTTGGATAGAATTATCAGGTGGGATCTTAGATTTGATCGAAGGTTGTCAGGGAAAATTCCAAATAGAGAATATTGAGAACGTCGTCTCTCCAAAAGGACCTGTGGTTTTTGCAGGAAATCATATGAGCGTTTTGGAAACTTTCGTCTTTTCGTATTTTTTAGTCCCTCATAGACGACTTACGTATGTAGTTAAAGAAAGTTTAATAAAGGGATATTTCGGCCCCATTATGAGAAGTCGGGATCCGATCGCAGTAGGAAGGGACAATCCAAGAGAAGATTTGGTCAAGGTATTGGAAGAAGGTGTAAATCTTCTGAAAAAGGGAATTTCTATCGTTGTATTCCCCCAAAGCACAAGGACTCGAACTTTTAATCCTGCAGAATTCAATTCTATTGCTGTTAAACTTGCGGCAAGAGCTGGAGTTCCGGTAGTGCCATTTGCGATCAAAACAGACTTCTGGCAGAATGGTAAAATTTGGAAGGACCTAGGCAGTCTTTATAGGGACAGAAAGATCCACATGAAGTTCGGTCCTCAGATAGACACAAAGGATTCCAGAAAAGCTCAAGAAACACTTTTGAATTATGTACTAACCAATTTAAAAGAATGGAATGTAGAAATTCTCTCAGAACAGAAATAA
- a CDS encoding enoyl-CoA hydratase-related protein yields MITKVHEVAGGKIFQITMNRPEVHNAVNKEMADLFVEAWKTFQKDPELTVAILHGEGDKAFCSGADLSGLDKMANLYLNKEEREEYAKNDPGPLGGSRIVQKKPVITVSHGYTYAGGLELFCHGHIRIAEPQAIFSVACRRWGVPLVDGGTVYLPRLLGWGAALPLILTGQRIRAERAYQLGLVWELVKKGKGLERAFSYATQLCKQPRDAMFADLSSAIEGWNLPLQEALSLEARNTFPVMESKSTKEGVKRFLDGDRFWFR; encoded by the coding sequence TTGATTACAAAAGTTCACGAAGTAGCAGGCGGTAAAATTTTCCAGATCACGATGAATCGCCCAGAGGTTCATAACGCTGTGAATAAAGAAATGGCGGATCTATTTGTGGAAGCCTGGAAAACATTCCAAAAAGATCCCGAACTTACCGTAGCCATTTTGCATGGTGAAGGGGATAAGGCCTTTTGTTCCGGAGCGGACCTTTCCGGTTTGGACAAGATGGCAAATCTGTATCTAAACAAAGAAGAAAGAGAAGAATATGCTAAGAATGATCCGGGACCTTTAGGAGGTTCTAGGATTGTTCAGAAAAAACCTGTGATTACAGTATCGCACGGTTATACCTATGCAGGGGGTTTGGAATTATTTTGTCACGGTCATATTCGTATCGCGGAACCTCAGGCAATCTTTTCCGTAGCTTGTAGAAGATGGGGAGTTCCTCTTGTGGATGGAGGTACAGTGTATCTTCCTAGATTGCTTGGTTGGGGAGCTGCGTTACCCTTGATACTTACAGGACAAAGGATACGTGCGGAGAGAGCTTATCAACTCGGACTCGTTTGGGAACTTGTGAAAAAAGGAAAAGGTTTAGAAAGAGCATTTTCATATGCAACCCAACTCTGTAAACAGCCTAGAGATGCAATGTTTGCAGATTTAAGTTCCGCTATAGAAGGTTGGAATCTACCTTTGCAAGAAGCTCTGAGCCTAGAAGCACGAAATACATTCCCGGTAATGGAAAGCAAAAGTACCAAAGAAGGTGTAAAACGTTTCTTAGATGGGGATCGTTTTTGGTTTCGATAA
- a CDS encoding PAS domain-containing sensor histidine kinase codes for MPQKEELGTNPTPKTLDFLTELLDTYVWETEDISLCKVPPQLCKRLGLNEPEISLSFLLTKIHPADRTKLEVEIESAKNGENPEPFELKIAGSDGEFLYFKVGIRHLKTSAETSSKFIFLLQEITKPKADRESLRQSNRRLKLATKAANVGIWDLDLIKNVLVWDEGMYNLYGIPRTEFSGAYEAWEKSLHPEDKTRAIEDFYNAVAGRKEFDTEFRILWPDKSVHYIKAIAAVFRDSEGNPIQMIGTNWDITQIKQADQESRKNQENLTRVNEIAKIGTWEIDFISDKTYWSKKTKEIFEVPEEYSPKLEDFIQFSGLGEDKARMTLAIESALHSGTDYDMDLQIRTETGKNKWVRTIGHAEFSEGKCVRLFGIFQDIEERRRIEDSLVLSELMFRGAFENNGIGMALVSSEGKWLKVNRKVCEMLGYEETEFYSLTFQDITHPEDLEKDLSYVKQILDRELESYKMEKRYFKKDGTIIWINLSVSSVRDKFGNFLYFVSQIEDITEKKVAEQSLIAINYEMKQILDSATQVAIIKTDLQGVITVFSKGAENLFGYSEDELIGKYTPEILHDKEDTNKRSRELSELYKKEIKGFDIFSEVAKRESYDSRIWKYKRKDGTTFPAQMIITPVKGFDSKLSGFLGIGTDVSGAQEYLERLEDTKLQLEVLADQLGRKNAQLLNYAHITSHNLRAPTSNLISLVELVEEADSEEEVHSLVGKFKISVDYLQETLDSLVEVLKIQEGTRRKIETVRFDSILKKILRILEGQILETSAEIRSDFSSLEEFEYDKTYLESILLNLISNSIKYRSSHRIPKIEIRTEISEGKYLLIVEDNGLGIDLKKYQNKLFGLHKTFHRHPDARGVGLFLTKSQVEALNGRIYAESELDHGTKMIIELQSLSS; via the coding sequence ATGCCTCAGAAAGAAGAACTCGGAACAAATCCAACGCCCAAAACCCTGGACTTTCTGACCGAACTTCTGGACACGTATGTTTGGGAAACGGAAGATATCAGTCTCTGCAAAGTTCCTCCTCAACTCTGTAAACGATTAGGTTTAAACGAACCAGAAATTTCTCTCTCATTTCTTCTTACAAAAATCCACCCGGCAGACAGAACAAAATTAGAGGTAGAGATCGAATCGGCCAAAAACGGAGAAAATCCGGAACCATTCGAATTGAAAATTGCCGGATCGGATGGTGAATTTTTATACTTCAAAGTCGGGATTCGGCATCTAAAAACTTCTGCGGAAACATCTAGTAAATTTATATTCTTATTACAAGAAATCACTAAACCTAAGGCGGACCGTGAATCTCTCCGACAAAGTAACAGAAGACTAAAACTCGCAACGAAAGCGGCTAACGTTGGAATTTGGGATCTGGACCTGATTAAAAATGTCTTAGTCTGGGACGAAGGAATGTATAATCTCTACGGAATTCCGAGAACGGAATTTTCAGGCGCTTATGAGGCTTGGGAGAAATCACTTCACCCGGAGGATAAAACCAGGGCTATAGAAGATTTTTATAATGCAGTTGCAGGAAGAAAGGAATTCGATACGGAATTTAGGATCCTCTGGCCAGACAAATCGGTACATTATATCAAGGCCATTGCTGCAGTATTCCGAGATTCCGAAGGAAATCCAATCCAGATGATCGGAACAAATTGGGATATTACTCAAATCAAACAGGCAGACCAAGAATCCAGAAAGAACCAGGAAAACCTAACAAGGGTAAATGAGATCGCAAAGATCGGGACCTGGGAAATCGATTTTATATCGGACAAAACTTATTGGAGCAAAAAGACCAAAGAAATATTCGAGGTGCCGGAAGAGTATTCTCCTAAATTAGAGGACTTTATTCAATTTTCCGGCCTAGGAGAAGATAAGGCAAGAATGACACTTGCCATAGAAAGTGCTCTACATTCGGGAACTGACTATGATATGGATCTTCAGATTCGTACAGAAACGGGAAAGAACAAGTGGGTTCGCACGATTGGACATGCTGAATTCTCGGAAGGAAAATGTGTACGTTTATTCGGGATCTTCCAAGATATCGAGGAAAGAAGAAGAATAGAAGATAGCCTAGTACTAAGTGAACTCATGTTTAGAGGAGCGTTCGAGAACAATGGAATCGGAATGGCTCTCGTTTCTTCCGAAGGGAAATGGCTCAAGGTTAACAGAAAAGTTTGCGAGATGCTCGGATATGAAGAAACCGAATTTTACTCCCTCACCTTTCAAGATATCACTCATCCGGAAGATCTAGAAAAGGATTTAAGTTATGTAAAACAAATCCTGGATAGAGAGCTCGAATCCTATAAAATGGAAAAACGATACTTCAAAAAAGACGGCACCATTATATGGATCAACCTGAGTGTATCTTCTGTTAGAGACAAATTCGGAAACTTTTTATATTTCGTTTCTCAAATAGAAGATATCACCGAAAAAAAAGTCGCTGAACAATCTTTGATAGCGATCAATTATGAGATGAAACAGATCCTGGATTCCGCCACTCAAGTTGCTATTATCAAAACAGATCTACAAGGAGTAATCACGGTTTTTAGCAAAGGAGCGGAAAATTTATTCGGATATTCCGAAGATGAATTGATCGGAAAATATACTCCGGAAATACTCCATGACAAGGAAGACACGAATAAGAGAAGCCGAGAGCTAAGCGAACTTTATAAAAAGGAAATTAAAGGTTTCGATATATTCAGCGAGGTTGCCAAAAGAGAATCTTATGACTCCAGAATATGGAAGTATAAAAGGAAGGACGGAACTACTTTCCCAGCACAAATGATCATCACCCCTGTAAAGGGCTTCGATTCTAAACTCTCCGGATTTTTAGGAATCGGCACAGACGTATCAGGTGCTCAGGAATATTTAGAAAGACTAGAAGATACAAAACTACAATTGGAAGTTTTAGCCGATCAATTAGGCAGAAAGAATGCACAGCTTCTGAATTATGCCCATATCACTTCTCATAACCTTAGGGCTCCCACTAGCAATTTAATCTCCTTAGTAGAATTGGTAGAAGAAGCCGATTCAGAAGAAGAAGTCCATTCCTTAGTAGGAAAATTCAAGATTTCAGTGGACTATTTACAGGAAACCTTGGATAGTCTGGTAGAAGTATTAAAGATACAAGAAGGAACCAGACGAAAAATTGAAACAGTAAGGTTCGATTCTATCCTTAAAAAAATCCTGAGAATTTTAGAAGGTCAGATCTTAGAAACTTCTGCTGAGATCCGCTCCGACTTCTCCTCTTTAGAAGAATTCGAATACGATAAGACATACTTAGAAAGTATCCTTCTAAACCTAATTTCAAATTCCATTAAGTATAGATCTTCTCACAGAATTCCTAAGATAGAAATCAGAACGGAAATCTCGGAAGGAAAGTATTTACTGATCGTAGAAGACAATGGATTAGGGATAGATCTTAAAAAATACCAGAACAAACTGTTCGGTTTGCATAAAACATTCCATAGACATCCTGATGCAAGAGGTGTAGGACTCTTTCTCACTAAATCGCAAGTAGAAGCGTTAAATGGCAGAATTTACGCGGAAAGTGAACTTGATCATGGAACTAAAATGATCATAGAACTACAGTCATTATCATCCTAA
- a CDS encoding OmpP1/FadL family transporter, with protein MQRGFIRNKYSVFIIFLLFVFGSGEVLAIDGLYFNAINSRYLGLAGAGYALGGSPVDVALNPANLSLVKGKKLEFGLGTSIIQNRYRDRFQDPNPELVYENDKTSNVVGPGPYVAFKLPVTENINYGITFYVPGGASGGVDKITRNTPTGESVNQWADINLPGPLGNSKQIKESNSNTFAVFKLVNGLSVKFGNLSLGGSVELAYGTQKLNQKYYDITGNIEIPGQGYYYESSKNAFALGGILGANYSFSDSFRIAYAYQSHVGIPLNGGYSIGTNDPNYYRKTGVSYTFDLPEKHVLGLAFGPENLKFALDFVYTNYGSYLRKANQTLEDPWLPTPLGKTGSADAHLNFRDQWAVILGVEYKASSSWILRGGYSYNSPLVKSNALGGTTGGFFSLTDIVSAGFSYLFDSWSLDLAVSYNIPRKTIEGGKGTDWDLSHAVGSLGNANLTGYSYNARAGIPSFSIGAVKSFD; from the coding sequence ATGCAGAGAGGTTTTATCCGAAATAAGTATTCGGTTTTTATTATATTCTTATTATTTGTTTTTGGGAGCGGAGAAGTTTTGGCAATCGATGGATTGTATTTTAACGCGATCAATTCCAGATACTTAGGACTTGCAGGTGCAGGTTATGCGTTAGGCGGGTCGCCCGTGGACGTTGCTTTGAATCCGGCAAATTTATCCTTGGTTAAAGGTAAAAAGTTGGAGTTCGGTTTGGGCACTTCTATCATTCAAAACAGATACAGGGATCGTTTCCAAGATCCGAATCCGGAACTGGTGTATGAGAATGATAAAACATCTAATGTAGTTGGTCCTGGTCCTTATGTAGCTTTTAAACTTCCTGTTACTGAAAATATCAATTATGGAATCACATTCTATGTACCAGGAGGAGCTTCCGGAGGAGTGGATAAGATCACTCGGAACACTCCTACTGGAGAATCTGTAAATCAATGGGCGGATATAAATTTACCCGGGCCTCTTGGAAATTCTAAACAGATCAAAGAATCCAATTCGAATACGTTTGCGGTTTTTAAATTGGTAAACGGACTCTCGGTTAAATTTGGGAATTTATCTTTAGGTGGAAGTGTGGAACTCGCTTACGGAACCCAAAAATTAAATCAAAAATATTATGATATCACAGGCAATATAGAGATCCCTGGCCAAGGATATTATTATGAAAGTTCTAAAAATGCTTTCGCGTTGGGTGGAATTTTAGGAGCTAATTACTCTTTTTCGGATTCCTTCCGGATCGCATATGCGTACCAATCTCATGTGGGAATTCCTCTAAACGGTGGATATTCGATCGGGACAAACGATCCGAATTATTATCGTAAGACCGGGGTTTCTTATACTTTCGATCTTCCTGAAAAGCATGTTTTAGGTCTGGCATTCGGGCCGGAAAATCTAAAGTTCGCATTGGATTTTGTTTATACCAATTATGGTTCTTATTTAAGAAAGGCTAATCAAACCTTGGAAGATCCATGGCTTCCTACTCCTTTAGGAAAAACAGGTTCAGCAGATGCACATTTAAATTTCAGGGACCAATGGGCGGTCATTTTAGGAGTAGAGTATAAGGCTTCTTCTTCCTGGATACTGAGAGGAGGATATTCTTATAATTCCCCATTAGTAAAAAGTAATGCTTTGGGAGGGACAACAGGAGGATTTTTCTCACTTACGGATATCGTTTCTGCAGGGTTTAGTTATTTATTCGATAGCTGGAGTTTGGACCTGGCAGTAAGTTACAATATCCCTAGAAAAACGATAGAAGGTGGAAAAGGGACGGACTGGGATCTTTCTCATGCGGTAGGAAGTTTAGGTAATGCGAACTTAACAGGTTATTCTTATAATGCAAGAGCCGGAATTCCTTCCTTTAGTATTGGAGCAGTAAAATCTTTTGATTGA
- the epsC gene encoding serine O-acetyltransferase EpsC, whose translation MRFQETNGTPQIDPTSEDNYRNFLDSIFKKQNEDPHRYGGRQVAGQFVQELFDILFAGFFSDLNFRDRTQVEDSISRFLLDAKKKLQPYLVGSNGPEINWVLSEFKKELPILYDLIWKDAIAAYEGDPAAESVKEVILAYSGFYAIAVHRVAHVLHSLKIPIFPRMLSEYAHEKTGIDIHPGAKIGKSFFMDHGTGIVIGGTSEIADNVKIYQGVTLGALSVSKDLASVKRHPTIEENTIIYAGATILGGDTVIGRNSIIGGNTWLTQSVPPYSVVYQKNEIRVRNSKELDNVIDFSI comes from the coding sequence ATGAGATTCCAGGAAACCAACGGGACACCTCAAATAGATCCAACCTCGGAAGACAATTATCGCAATTTTTTAGATTCTATATTCAAAAAACAGAATGAAGATCCCCATCGTTACGGAGGAAGGCAAGTAGCTGGGCAATTCGTCCAAGAGTTATTCGATATTCTTTTTGCAGGTTTTTTTTCAGACCTAAACTTTAGGGACAGGACCCAGGTGGAAGATAGTATTTCTCGTTTTCTTTTAGATGCAAAGAAGAAGTTACAACCTTACTTAGTAGGATCCAACGGCCCTGAGATCAATTGGGTACTTTCTGAATTTAAAAAAGAATTACCTATTCTCTATGATCTAATCTGGAAAGATGCAATTGCTGCGTATGAGGGAGATCCTGCCGCGGAAAGTGTTAAAGAAGTTATATTGGCCTATTCCGGTTTTTATGCGATTGCCGTTCATAGAGTTGCTCATGTATTGCATAGTTTGAAGATCCCGATTTTTCCGAGGATGCTCAGTGAATATGCTCACGAAAAAACAGGAATAGATATCCATCCCGGTGCAAAGATAGGAAAATCATTTTTTATGGATCATGGGACAGGGATAGTAATCGGAGGGACCTCTGAAATAGCGGATAACGTCAAAATTTACCAAGGTGTCACTTTGGGAGCACTCTCTGTTAGTAAAGATTTAGCTAGCGTCAAAAGACATCCTACAATCGAGGAAAATACGATTATCTATGCTGGAGCCACCATACTAGGAGGCGATACTGTAATCGGAAGGAATAGTATTATCGGAGGGAACACCTGGCTCACTCAAAGTGTTCCTCCTTATTCGGTGGTGTATCAGAAAAATGAAATCCGAGTCAGAAATTCCAAAGAATTAGACAATGTGATCGATTTTTCTATCTGA
- a CDS encoding family 2A encapsulin nanocompartment cargo protein cysteine desulfurase → MSTNDFFSDLPGEFSRKDSPPVDPNLIAEWSKKFFGPLSSGSNVDELVLSSSKIPNEIPASSQNVISQEESASGGNSWTPRSGAGYTRVPDLGLSGAGVPTFPGGLNVPGAGQGLPGQNSPFSFLDDFRSFDSKVQNLQVSDPFSFSPSLVPSVDISSGNFDLSYARKDFPILEEKVNGRNLVWLDNAATTHKPQAVIDRLSYFYKHENSNIHRGAHTLAARATDAYEAAREKIKNFLNSSSTEEIVFVRGATEAINLVAQTWGRQNIGKDDEILISWLEHHANIVPWQMLCSEKGAKLKVIPVDETGQIILSEYQRLLTPKTRLVAFTQVSNALGTVTPAQTMIELAHKQGATVLLDGAQAVSHMPVDVQVLDCDFYVFSGHKVFAPTGIGVLFGKKGILDQMTPWQGGGNMIQDVTFERTVYQPAPFRFEAGTGNIADAVGLGAAIDYLNKFGMVRIAEYEHSLLEYGTKELKKIPGLKMIGTAPDKAGVLSFVLEGFKTEDVGRYLAQEGIAVRSGHHCAQPILRRFGLESTVRPSLAFYNTCEDIDALIRALYDLIGGRTSGPL, encoded by the coding sequence ATGAGTACAAATGATTTTTTTTCGGATCTTCCCGGAGAATTTTCGCGGAAGGATTCTCCTCCTGTAGATCCGAACTTGATCGCAGAATGGTCTAAAAAATTTTTTGGACCTCTTTCAAGCGGATCTAACGTTGATGAATTGGTGCTTTCTTCTTCCAAAATACCGAACGAGATCCCAGCATCCAGCCAAAATGTTATTTCCCAGGAGGAATCAGCTTCTGGAGGAAATTCCTGGACTCCTAGGTCCGGAGCCGGATACACAAGAGTTCCTGATTTGGGATTGTCTGGTGCTGGAGTTCCTACATTTCCCGGAGGTTTAAATGTTCCGGGTGCAGGCCAAGGATTACCCGGACAGAATTCTCCATTTTCTTTTTTAGATGATTTTAGATCTTTCGACTCGAAGGTCCAAAATTTGCAAGTCTCCGACCCATTTAGTTTTAGCCCTAGTTTAGTTCCTTCTGTGGATATTTCTTCCGGGAATTTCGATTTGAGCTATGCCAGAAAAGATTTTCCGATCTTAGAAGAGAAAGTGAACGGCAGGAATTTGGTTTGGTTGGATAATGCTGCCACCACTCATAAACCTCAGGCAGTGATCGATAGGCTTTCCTACTTTTACAAACATGAAAATTCCAATATTCATAGGGGAGCTCATACTCTTGCTGCAAGAGCAACTGATGCGTATGAAGCCGCAAGGGAGAAGATAAAGAATTTCTTAAATTCTTCTTCTACCGAAGAAATCGTATTTGTTAGAGGTGCAACCGAAGCTATCAATTTAGTCGCCCAAACCTGGGGAAGACAGAATATCGGAAAAGACGATGAGATACTTATCTCTTGGTTAGAACATCACGCTAATATCGTGCCTTGGCAGATGTTATGCTCTGAGAAGGGAGCTAAATTAAAAGTAATCCCAGTGGACGAAACAGGGCAGATTATCTTAAGCGAGTACCAAAGACTACTCACACCTAAGACACGTTTGGTGGCATTTACTCAAGTCTCTAATGCTTTAGGAACTGTTACTCCTGCTCAAACAATGATAGAGCTGGCTCATAAACAAGGAGCCACCGTATTATTGGATGGAGCACAAGCGGTTTCTCATATGCCTGTGGATGTCCAAGTATTGGATTGTGATTTTTATGTGTTCTCTGGTCACAAGGTATTTGCTCCCACAGGAATTGGGGTCCTATTCGGTAAAAAAGGAATTTTGGACCAAATGACTCCCTGGCAAGGTGGGGGAAATATGATCCAAGACGTTACTTTTGAAAGAACTGTTTACCAGCCGGCTCCTTTCCGTTTCGAAGCAGGAACGGGAAATATCGCAGATGCAGTCGGCCTAGGTGCAGCGATCGATTATTTAAACAAATTCGGGATGGTTCGGATTGCAGAATATGAACATTCTCTTTTGGAATATGGGACCAAGGAATTGAAAAAAATTCCAGGTCTAAAAATGATCGGAACTGCACCGGATAAGGCCGGAGTATTATCTTTTGTATTAGAAGGATTTAAAACGGAAGATGTCGGAAGGTATTTAGCACAGGAAGGAATTGCAGTTAGATCGGGACATCATTGTGCGCAGCCAATTCTCAGAAGATTCGGATTAGAGAGCACTGTGAGACCTTCGTTAGCATTTTATAATACTTGTGAGGATATAGATGCTCTTATCCGGGCCTTGTATGATCTAATCGGCGGAAGGACTTCCGGCCCTCTTTGA
- a CDS encoding family 2A encapsulin nanocompartment shell protein, translated as MAENSIPQHSLGDNAARKLANTTKTQAQYDLITPRWLVRLLDWKPLESGTLRVNRVKDNTSVEVLCGQKDEQPLPETFVDYEEKPREYTLSAISTVLDVHTRVSDLFSNPYDQIQEQLRLTIESVKERQENELINNEDYGLLKNVPKKQRIQTRKGAPTPDDLDELISKVWKEPSFFLAHPLAIAAFGRECTRRGVPPATVSLFGAQFLTWRGLPIIPTDKLLVGGEIAPKAPGGTTNILLLRVGEKKQGVIGLYQPGLPGEQTPGLSVRFMGINRSAIGSYLISLYCSAAILTDDAIGVLENVDVGNYYEYK; from the coding sequence ATGGCTGAAAACAGCATTCCTCAACATTCTTTGGGCGATAACGCCGCCCGTAAGCTTGCGAATACAACTAAAACACAGGCACAGTATGATTTAATCACACCACGTTGGCTAGTTCGTTTATTAGATTGGAAACCTTTAGAATCCGGAACCTTAAGAGTTAACCGAGTAAAAGATAACACTTCTGTAGAGGTTCTTTGCGGACAGAAGGATGAACAACCTCTTCCGGAGACTTTTGTAGACTACGAAGAAAAACCAAGAGAATATACATTGAGTGCGATATCCACCGTGTTGGATGTTCATACCAGAGTTTCTGATCTATTCAGCAATCCTTATGATCAAATTCAGGAACAACTTAGGCTTACTATAGAAAGTGTAAAAGAACGCCAAGAAAACGAACTCATTAACAACGAAGATTATGGTCTATTAAAGAATGTTCCTAAAAAACAAAGGATCCAAACTAGAAAAGGAGCTCCTACTCCGGATGATTTGGATGAACTCATTTCAAAAGTTTGGAAAGAACCTTCTTTTTTCTTAGCTCATCCTTTAGCAATTGCAGCTTTTGGTAGAGAATGTACTCGCAGAGGAGTTCCGCCGGCTACCGTATCTCTATTTGGAGCACAGTTCTTAACTTGGAGAGGACTTCCTATTATCCCTACAGATAAACTTTTAGTGGGAGGGGAGATTGCACCTAAGGCTCCCGGTGGGACAACCAACATTCTTCTTTTGAGAGTGGGAGAAAAGAAACAAGGCGTGATTGGACTATACCAACCTGGATTACCAGGAGAGCAAACTCCCGGACTTTCCGTTCGTTTTATGGGAATCAATCGTTCTGCAATCGGTTCCTATTTGATCTCTCTCTATTGCTCCGCTGCTATTCTGACCGACGATGCAATCGGCGTTTTGGAAAACGTGGATGTAGGCAATTATTATGAGTACAAATGA
- a CDS encoding penicillin-binding protein activator LpoB → MFLFSIILSFYYCASVEYRDPGEAEGTKQWGVREVRETVQNMSGSISDFYKKDSIKGYIELQKFKNNTSEHIDTKIIANEIVTNLTSYKIPFVDTSQRKASLDEISLNKTGITSSEAKLDFGKLKSPSYRLSGELNDLVNYEKGKKIQYILITLRLTSVESNEIVWQADKKFLKISDTEGYGF, encoded by the coding sequence TTGTTTCTCTTTTCGATCATATTAAGTTTTTATTATTGCGCAAGCGTTGAATACAGGGACCCGGGCGAAGCAGAAGGTACAAAACAATGGGGGGTAAGGGAAGTTAGAGAGACCGTGCAGAATATGAGCGGTTCCATTTCCGATTTTTATAAAAAGGACTCTATTAAGGGTTATATAGAACTACAAAAATTCAAGAACAATACTTCCGAACATATTGATACTAAAATTATAGCTAATGAGATCGTTACGAACTTAACCTCTTATAAAATCCCCTTTGTAGATACATCTCAAAGAAAAGCATCCTTGGATGAGATCAGTCTAAATAAGACAGGAATCACTTCTTCTGAAGCTAAATTGGATTTTGGAAAATTAAAATCTCCCAGTTATCGTTTGAGTGGGGAACTAAACGATTTAGTTAATTATGAAAAAGGAAAAAAGATCCAATATATCTTAATTACACTTCGTTTGACGAGTGTAGAATCGAATGAGATTGTATGGCAAGCGGACAAAAAATTCCTGAAAATAAGTGATACGGAAGGTTACGGATTTTAG
- a CDS encoding AraC family transcriptional regulator encodes MKRSIISKDGVGIAATVIQKRELYLSRVITDLPTLVFVKKGIKSLKQNDLELDIKSGEAVAIAGGQAFDVINRPDAGEFEAAWIAFHPNVIQNYNSNLQTLKDIETAFIFSNITSGFSDAFRLATESITTDKIISDQVAIHRATEILIWLGEYGRKFKVPSPENTSKKVRSFLSSNPGKDWSALEIADRLEMSEATLRRRLSSELSSFSEILIDVRMSLALSLLQATDRSIGEIAREAGYDSASRFAVRFRDRFGYSPTMLRREASRDRNGTILDRVRT; translated from the coding sequence ATGAAACGTTCCATTATTTCCAAAGACGGGGTCGGAATTGCCGCCACAGTGATCCAAAAAAGAGAACTATACCTTTCCAGAGTGATAACTGATCTACCCACACTGGTATTCGTTAAAAAAGGGATCAAAAGTTTAAAACAGAATGATCTAGAATTGGATATAAAATCGGGAGAAGCGGTGGCGATTGCAGGTGGCCAGGCATTCGATGTAATTAATCGGCCGGATGCGGGAGAGTTCGAAGCGGCTTGGATTGCATTCCATCCGAACGTGATTCAAAATTACAATTCCAACCTTCAGACTCTGAAAGATATCGAAACAGCATTTATTTTTTCTAATATTACTTCCGGATTTTCGGATGCATTTCGACTCGCCACAGAATCTATAACCACGGACAAAATAATTTCCGATCAGGTTGCTATCCATAGGGCAACAGAAATATTGATATGGTTAGGAGAATATGGAAGAAAGTTTAAAGTACCTTCTCCCGAAAACACCTCTAAAAAGGTCCGTTCTTTTCTGAGTTCAAATCCTGGCAAAGATTGGTCGGCCTTGGAAATTGCAGATCGTCTGGAAATGAGTGAGGCTACCCTGAGAAGAAGACTTTCTTCCGAACTTTCTTCTTTTTCGGAAATACTAATCGATGTCAGAATGTCATTGGCTCTTTCCCTATTACAGGCAACGGACAGATCCATAGGAGAGATCGCAAGGGAGGCAGGTTACGACTCAGCTTCCAGATTTGCGGTGAGATTCCGGGATAGATTCGGATATTCTCCCACAATGTTGAGAAGAGAAGCCAGCCGTGATCGGAACGGCACAATCCTTGATCGGGTCCGGACATAA